The region GACGAAGATCGGGAGCTGCACCACCACTAGCAGAAGCAACAGAGGCGGAGGaagacggaaacaacagaagaggccgGAGTGGCGAAAGACAACGTGCCGACGGCCGAAGCGGACGGCGCAGGCCCTGCGAGCGGTGGTGGTCACCTCTGTGGCAGCTGCGCAGGTGGGCGGCGGTGCTGGTGACTCGAGGAGGACGACAAGGAGGTTCTGCCCGTCAGCCGTGCAGCTGCAGTCCGTCGAGGTGTCACCGCAGAGGAGCAGGTGGGCGGGGGGAAGCTCGCCTCCGTGTGCGCAGGTAAGCAGGGGTGCAAGTTGGCAGCTGCGGTGCAAGCTGAGCTCTACGACGGCTGGGGCGCGCGGTGCCCCGCGGCGACAGGGGAGACGGTGGCTGGGGCACGCAGTGCCCGCGGGCGACGGGGGTGGAAGACGGGTTGATTAGCAAGAGAATTAAAAGGATAAGGGTTTATTTGCAAAATTATAAATGAACTAAGCTGAGGACAAGTTTTCCCGGACGGATAGAGTATTTGATACATATAAATATTGTGCTCAAGAAAGCTTATTTATCACCTATGTATATGCCTTTGAATGTCAACATGTAACTGCTTTATCATCCCCAACATTCAGGATACATAGACGGGGATGACGTTGCTCAAAGGCGAGCACACATTACCGTGTTGAAGGAGTTTTGCCTCTGTTTATGCCTCAAATATCTATGCTGCCTCTGTGCTATCACTACTAGGCCCTCTTTATTTTGTTTATCAATCAAATGTTGGATCTGACGAGGATTTACTCACGCTGGATCTGTACAACTATGGACTATCCCATCCGGTCTTTTATTTAAGCTTTGAAATGAGTGAATTGGATGCTGGGTTTGAACGATTGTGTTCCGTGACTTTTTTTGATGTTATATTATCTATTTCGAACTCTTCTCTGAAGGAGtaccactatatttactttattgtgtttGCCATTTTTTATACTTGAAGTGCTTCGGCAGTTGTGTAAATAGATTGAACATAAATATACCCGGCAGCATAGCTGCCGGGTGCGGCAAGCCGCAATTCCTATCTAGTGCAGAAAAGTGCAGCAACGGACTTGTTCCTTTAATATCAAGTTCTACACCCTAGACAGTAACACACCAAGATCCTAAATAAAAATCAAACCCCAACAAATAGCATACAACAGCACAAGGGCCTAATCGGCACATGGGCAGTTTCATAAACAAAATCATCACAATCACAAGATTGTGTTGTCCGGAAGACCGACACCACAGACAACATGAACACATAACTGATCCCACAGTCATTGGCTCGATAGTCAGCACCAGACAATCAGCCATAGCTCGATGGCTAGACAATCTAAAGGCACAAGGGAGAGAGGGCGGAGACCAGGAACTAACCAGAACCGAGGAAGAGGCGCCAACCACCGCCGTGGAGCCATCATCACGATGCGGGGGAAGTCGAAGTAGTGGCCGAAGAGGAGGCAACCAGTAGGGTTGGCAGTAGGAGCGTATATGTGGCTACGCTCTTGGGAGCCAGTAGTAGTTGTAGGCGTTGGTGAGCACCACCAGGTCAGCCACCTGCACTCGGCGGCAATCAGCTTCCGCTTCCGCTTCCACTTCTGCTCCGGTCTGCAACACAATGATGGAGTCATATCACCAGCAAAAGTGCCAAACCACAACAGAATCCAAACATCAAGACAAGATCAAATCTAAGGGGTCACAAGTTGAAGAAAAATGCAAGACTTGACATGTTCCCAAAAACATAAAAAATGCAATATTTATTTAAATAGAAAGATGAAGGTGTGCATTTTTCAGTCAACTATCAAAAAAGTGCAAAGGTCAATTTGTGGATCTCATGGTATAATATAAGTTGTTCCTACCTAAGTGAGGGTTGCTGCTGTCCTGTACTGGGATGCAATGGAATGCTTCCCCTCTTAATAATAATAACATAGTGGTATCTGTAATCCAGTGATGAGTTTCTTTGCAGAATGCCAAAAACAATCCTTTGTGCTTACTGCTGCTGTCGTTGATATGGTTTCTGTTCTAATATAGTTGCATTGCAAGTTGCACATCACTGGTTGTTGAAAATATGTTTGACGCACTTAAACATGAATTGAATAGTTACATGCAGCATTTTTCAAAGGGGCAACTGAAATAAACTGCGTTATACGAAAATTATAAGGATTGGTAACAACCTGCATCTTGGCGTCGAATCCAGTTTGACCTGCAGCTTCATTGTTCCCAGAGCCAGCCATATCCACCAGCATCAACCTTCCTCCCATCGACGACACATTCAAGATTATCTACAGAACTGACAAAAAGCATAAGATCATACACAGTTGGCCCTTTCAATAGAATCAAGATGACAAGCGCTAACTGCTCATtgcaacctactccctccgttcggaattacttgtcgcagaaatggatgtatctagatgtattttagttctacatacatccattttcgagacaagtaattccgaacggaggagtACCATGCAATGACTTCGCAAACTTCTCTCATTACAGAGAGTGCTCTTGACAGTACGCCGCTTCATTACTTTTGCAACTTCCCTCGATGTCTTTCCAATTTCATTTCCACATATGTAAGTTGCACTTTCGGATTGCTTCCGCATTACTTCTAGAGTCACCTGCACAATGTATTAAGAAACTTATAAACAGAATGGATGAATCACATCAACTAGCACATTGATCATTGCCACATAGCAAAGTAGTACTGACATCTTTTGTCACTTTATTTCTGCTTCTGAAAATTCATGTGCTTACTGTGATATGGAGCCTTCTATGAAACTATCTGGCCATCCCTAGATAACAAGACAAAACATTTAAGTACCTGATAGCTACTTGTTTAGCTTGGTCACAGTTCAAGTAGTAATTGTTTCACCTGTGATGACACACACAACTTAGGGCAGCAACAATGAGCAATATGAGTTACAGTTGGATCGCCCTCATGCCTGAATCATAATTTCTAACTCGGCACTTCAAATTTGTCATCTAAACTATTACAAACAGCACTCGCAATTCCCAGGCCATAACCACGAGAAATATTACTTACAGTGAGATTTCTTGACACTTAGAATCACCAGTTTTAAATTTGTAACTTCAGATTAGCCACCTAATATACCAGCACACATACACAAGATCAACAATTTACTGGAAAGCATAGTGACAACTCCTAATAACAATTGAAGTACCAGATAACCACTTGTTTTAGGTTGGTTATGGCTCAAATGGTAACTGTTTCAACTCTAATGACACAAACAACTGAAGGCAACAACAGTGAGCAATATCAGTTACAGTAGGTTTCATCTCAACCTTAGAGTCACCATTTTATCTCGGCGCCACATTAGTCATCTAGTTGGGTAGAACCTTATCAGGCAATCTACATGGCCACCATCAACGATGGAATCATCATGGTACCTGTGTGAGGAAAGCACATCATGGCAAATCAGACTAGAACAACAGCGCAGTGCACGAAATCAAGGTTGCGTTACAGCCGACCACCAAGCTAGAAGAAGTTCAAATCCAGATAGTTCCCTCTAATGTAGCACCAGGCCAGTATCAATATCTCAAACACTCAATTGAACTGATATGAGTAAAATGCTATTTTAGAATAATAGAGAGAATAATGTTGGTCCGCATAAGGGATCCAATTTTGGAAACATTTAACCAGATTTTTGTGGCCAAAATCATttttaagtactccctctgtaaactcttaaagcgtcttatattagtttacaaagggagTCGATATGAAACATTTAGTTGCAATGGCACTGCTATTACTTCCATCAAAAGCACAAATATAATGATTACCTATTAATCGAAGGTAAAAAGTAAACCAGTGATCTTACTTTTTGTCTCTTAAGCATAAAAAAGTGTGGTCCATGGACTAGACACCTGTCCCAGGGTGCTTACATGCGGCAAGAAAAACAAAAACCTTGTAGGCATGAACGGCTGACTTAAAAATGATACTATGGCTGTTTATGTCCAGCTAGATTGCTGGCGACACTCATCCAGGCTATGTCTTTTAGGTATGAACTTTCTACACACTTTCTTATATCTCGAATAAAATTGTGGCTGAGAACAGATCAAAAATTACATAGCCATGATAATTGGCTTGAAAATCTATAAGGGATCAGTGTTGACGAAGCTCAGTTCCAAAATGACCTTTTTTTATCTTGCCCCCTATAAATAGAACCATATCCTACagctttttattttttttggtcTTCTGCCAGACTACATGTGCAAATTATGGATGACCTACGATGCACTGTAACAGATACACTGTATTAGGAAAATTAAGAAATCAATCTACAAGTAGAATAGAAGGCCATGCAGGGAAGATATTAGCATCTAGGTAGTTCAATGTTGGCAACGGGAGATGTCAAAATAAATAAATTTGTCTAATTAGCAAGAACACTGCCCATTTTACGTACTGAATAGATAACAGTATAGGTAAGCATACATGCAAGATACCATTATCAGGCTAGTTCTATGGCAAATGAACTTTCTACCAACTGGCTTCCATTGAAGAGATCGATGCAGTTCAACCCATTTAACACACTGATATCTAAGCAAGTTACCTTCTGAATGATGCCGGCACCGAGGCGCCCATCATAGTCTTCGATTGTTTCTTGGATCACCAGGGACATAGGTAGACAGGTGTACATACATCATGCCACCACCGGGAACAATGACCTCCTCAATGGCTGCAAAAGTGGCATTCTTCGCGTCCTCGATCCGCAGCTGCCAGTCCTCAAGCTCTGTCTCGGTTGTCGCTCCAACCTTGATGACAGACACGTCACCAGAAAGCTTTGCAATTCTCTCTGCCAACTTCTCAGAATCATATACGGAATCAAATTAAGAGAGTTGCTTCTTTCGTTGTGGAACCCTCGCCTGGATCCCGTTTTTGCTAGTAGCGTCTGCTATGAGGCGGGTTGTAGACTGATGGATTGTGATTTTCCTTGTCGTTCCGAGTTGGTCTATGGTTTTATTCTAAACCAGCAGATCAAGATCCTTCGCTGCGTATTCAGCACCTGAAAGTAGTTGCAGAATATGTGAGAATGTTTAAGAAAGCAGGAAGCATTACAAGATAATAAAATGGGTACTCCTTATAAACAGCCCAAAGACTGAATTCCTAGACAATCCGCGAATGCCTTGCTCCTGCTTTCTGCGAGTTCTTATCATGCCCATTAAATTGAAATATCAGAAAATACATGAATGTGACCATATGATTTTGCTTCCACGCAGGAAATTCCAGACCAAATTGATCTTTTGAATGTTCATCAATCCAAAGGGGTTGATAAGCAAATACTAATGGACCCAACCAGGCCAAAAACTTAAGTATGATAAAGACAACAGAGAACTCTAGCATTTAGAGACCCTGGATATACTATTGGGTTCACATAAATGCAAGATGCAGAACACACAAAACAACCTGAAAATGCTCCACGTCAATGTGGTCTTTGCCAATGCATAAATATCACACAAAGATATCATTCAAAGAGCATTAAATTTTCACTGAATCAAGAATTAAAATTAGTTATTGTACAAAGCATAATCAGCTAATTCCACAAGTTGCTAATCAAGGTGTTATAATGCTTTAGGTACATCTATGCTACATATTGAAGATTGAGTATAACATCTTTCTCTAATATGGGTTACTAATTTCTTACATTCTCCTTATGTGCTATCCTGCATTTTACTAGCTTGGAAACATCCTTTTACGACAGCAATGGTGATCGCAAGAGGGAAGGAGTCCAGAAGGCCGGCAATCAGCAGTACAGATAGCAGGGAAATGAGTGCATTTCTTGATTGCGTTATCATCTCTACGATTTTGACGTCTATACTGCTGCTATTCTCACTTGAAATAAATCTTCTTTCATTTGGTTTGTGAGTTGTAACAACTGATTCCTGTGAACAGACTGCTTATGCTTGAATTTATACATGTACACCTAACTTCAGTAAAAGTGGGATCTGCTATTCTTACATGTGATTAAATACCACATGTCAGGAATTTGCGAGGCAACTCCAGGGCGAGATCAACATGCATTTGGCTTTCACAGATGCCATTGCACATAATGCAGAACTAATACTATATCTACCATAAAAGATAAGCTAACAGATAAGCGAGCAGCAGCATGCTTGACATTTACAATATTAATCTGTTGGTTCTTGTCGTGACACAAGATTATGTAAATTAACGTGTCCTTGAGCTATTTCATAGCTTTTTTCAATTGATTTGTGTGGTCTGCTATATTTCACAgtagcatattttttaatatactaGACAAAATTATTTCAACTATTTGAATATATATGAATTGGCAAGTTGGAATAAAATCGACAATGCCTCAACTTGATTACTGAAATCAGCACAGCTTGCTATTTAGATCATAGGGGGGAATTTGGAGGATTCTGTGGAGAAGAGACGAGGTGGCGATGCTTACCCCTGCGTTGGACCCCAGGAACTTGCTGCCCTCCTTGTCCAGGAGCTTGTTGGGGTGGCCAAAGATATGCATCTCCTACACCTCCTCCAGGCCTGTAGTCGAGATGGAGCTTCACGAACATCTTACTTGCCTCCCTTGCCCATGAGAAGCGAGTAAACGCTCCATTTTAGTACACCGTTGCATCATCTGGATCAATCATCATTGCCTACAACCAGCAAGGCAAATCGACAGTGTGACCATGAGATAAGTAATAAACTGTTCTGAATATTTTGGACACTTCACAATGATATAGGAAATGTACCAAATAGCTGAGAAGATACAAGTAATAGTATAGATAAGATACTCGAAATAGCATGGATAATTACTAGAGCCAGTATATAACTAAACCACGAATGAGCAAGCCTGGAAAACAAAGCCAAGGAACCCAACCTACAATTACCAAATATAGCACAATGTCGATGTCATAACCACATGTGAATTATAAAGTAGTCGTGTGTAAATTATTTTTCAACGTGTCCTCCTATAGGTGGAGATCATGATGCTTTTTAACACTTCATTAATTATCCAGTATGTCTTCACCAGAACCAGAAGGCAGTAATGCCTAAACAACAGTACTATcatactagtactccctctgtaaagaaagtataagagtgtttagatcactaaagtaatgatctaaacgctcttgtatttctttacggagggagtatatgagaaATGAGCGATAAATTAAATTACTGAACTTACTCTTATCTTAAATAAAATACACAATCATTATATTGGCGTACTAAGACACCTTATTTCTCCCTGTGATTTGTAACAAATCAGCTTGGACTGCAATAGGCTGCAGACCTGTGACTCAAAATCATTTAGAAGCCACCCACGGGATATGTCCTGCAGATATGTACCTACTGCCGAAAGCATCTCCGACTGATAACAAACTCATCCACAGCAGAGTTGCAGAATGCATTACTCGCTTCTACTTCGTGCCATCTCACGAATGTGCAGCAGTGGCGGACTAGCTACAACTACTTAACAGAAAATGACTCCATGCACGTGAACAGGCTCACGTTTATGTTCTTATTTCACTGACGAAACTAAAGAAAAAATGCAGCTAAATGTGCAGCAGGTTTAAACCGACTAAAACCAAGAACCACCACCCCTATGCCACCCTTCCACCCAAACCGAACCTggaaggaggagaagagagcagaGGAGGTCGTGGTGCATACCCCTGCGTCTGCGTTGGACCCAGGAAAGAAACTTGCTGTCCTCCAGGAGCTTGTTGGGGCCGAAGATTTGCATCTCCTGCACCTCCTCCAGGCCTGCAGCACAGAGGGAACTTCACGAATAGAGCAACAAAAGCAGCATTGAATCGAGAGATAGAGAAGGGGGAGGAGAGCACCTTGATAGGGTCGGAGCAGAGGAGCCGCGTGGTCGCCCGAGAACGGCAGCAGTGGCCatcgcctcctcctctcctggagcGCGAGTGACGAGGGAGACGTGGCCGCCGTCGAGCACTTCCGCCGCGTCACGACGGCGCGGATCCGGACGCACCGCGGCGGCCGTGGTGGATCTGGCCGCGGCCTGACCTGCTGCTCGATTTGGGGCCTCGGGTAGGGAGATTGggtgggaggaggagagggggagaggctgggagcggcggcggtggggggAGGGCGGAGAACGGCGCACGGCGACGAGGTCGCTGGCATAGGCGGCGGCTGGTTTGAGGCGGGGGAGGGGAGTCGGGAGAGAGAAGGAAGAAACCGGCGGTGCTCAGCTCTAGTTTGAAATTATGCTTCATCTGCTATGTGCATCTTTGAATGGACTTGGCTCACACCAATTCGAAGTTCAGAAACAAACTACACATACGCTGCTATATTCACTGAATGCCTTAAAGTGTAGGGGTGAAGCTAATGACAACACTATGGTTTGCAAGAAGTTCGGTACTGATATGACAAGAAAAAAGATAAGAAAAAACAGCCTTAAAACATGCAAAAGAGTGTCATCATAATGTGCAAGAAGTTCGGTACTGATATGACAAGAAAAAAGATAAGAAAAAACAGCCTTAAAACATGCAAAAGAGTGTCATCATGATGTGCAAGAAGTTTGGTACTGACATGACAAGGGGGCAGAGTAATTTGGTAGTAAAAATTGATTCCAGAATCATGATTGCCGATAAGCATCAATATCAGACATCTACTGTTGAACAAGGGGAGGTGACCAAATATCTTGATTTCTATTCAAAAGTATGAAGCAAACTGGATGCAATAAACAAGCATTGGAATtttaatcattttataaaatcttaGCAAAATTACAGTAGCACGCCTGCAAATGAAAGCATGTTCAGGTAGTGACAATTGATTACAGAATCATGATTGCGGATGAGCATCTATATCAGACATCTACTGTTCAACATGAGGAGGTGGCCAAATATCTTGATTTCTATTAGCAAGTATGAAGCAAACTGGACGCGATAAGCAAGCATTGGAATTTTAATCATTTTATAAAACCTAAGCAAAATTATAGTAGCACGCCTGCAAATGAAAGCATGTTCAGTGATAGTGAACATACATAGATAAAATGACAGTAGTATGCAAATGAAACCATGCTTGGTGGTGGTAGTAGTACCGGGTGATCCTGTCGTCGGTGCGCACTGAACTCACTTGCAAAGAGCTGGGAATAAATATGCGTCGTCTTCTGTTGATAGACCTGGACATCGTTGTTATTCCCCATGTCGACACGAAGCAAATACTGGGCCTTGTGCACTAGTCGACGGTCCTTCCCCACCACACGGGTATCGTTTACGACTAGGTAGACGACGTCGTCTTGATGGATACTCAGGACAGGGAACGACGGAGCAAGCTGTCCCAAACCAGCAGACTGGTAGTTGGTGTTTGCCCAGATGTCTCGGACGCTGCATTGGTAGCTTATGCTCCACCCTGAGTGGTCAGGGTAGAGAGTCCAGACGGTCAATCCATATTCTTCGCCGGGCTTGCGTTCAACAAATTTATTGAAGGCAAGGAACTTGATGGAGCCACGAACAGAGGCCACGGAAAGGAACTCCTCAGCGCAGAGGCCGCCTGGATAGTGGGAGGCATCATAGTTTGGACGTCCTTGGGGCAACTCAATGAAGCTGAACTTGCAGCCTTGGTTCAGATCACAGAGCACCATGCCTTGGTGGAGATCCACCCAGCAGAAGGTAGAGCCCCGATAAGAGAAGCATGAGTGAATGGAGAAATCCATGGCGATGTTGGGTGGAAGGGGCAGGCAGCCGGGCTTCAAGACCCATTCTTTGGCAGACGACTCCCACCCACAGCCAGACGGCGGCTCGGGAGAACCCTGGCATGACCCAGACGAGCTCGGCAAGAAGGTAGCCACCCCCGGTCCCGGTGGCGTCGCACATGACGACGGCCGACTGGTGCCCCGTGGCCATATACTCGTCGTCGGAGGGGATAGGGGGGATGACGGAGAAGGAGCCATCCCTGGCGTCGTAGATGAGATAGGCTCCCATCTCCGCAATCGTATCGGCGCCAGGGTGGTACCCTCCGGCGTAGAGGGCGACCAGGTTCTTGTCCGCGCTGGAGATGTGGCCCGAGCGCAGGCCTAGGAGCGGGGCGGAATTCGGCGGCGGTAGTATGCGGAGGGAGGAGAGTTGCGGCGGAGAGGCGACGACTGCGCGGGCCTTGAGGGCGCGCAGGTACTCGATGACTGCATCACTCGTCACTTTCTTGCTTGCTCCCCACGGGCAGGGGGAGGGGATTGGCACTGCGGCCGCGTCGTGGGAGAAATCAACATGGCGCTTGAGCAGAACCATCGGGGGGGCCATGGCGGCTAGGGGTTAGGGTTTGGtggagggaggaaggagaagggggaTTTGGGGAGGGAGGGAACTTTTGGTCTATGGGTGTATATACACCCTATATGCAAAAAATTTTTAGTAATTCAACCAAAAGTCGAAAAttcctgaaaatatttttgaaataaacttgaccttctattGTACTCGTGAGAAAATAAATCCACAAAAAAAATAtccctttgacttcttttcaaaaaagacaattttttggctaaaatagtgtgaatagtgacctataatagcaaataaattttgtcttttttgctgtgaagtcaacttttgttttctttttcatccagatttttttactagtgcaaaagtaagtcaagtgttttgtcaaaatagttcttacctatttttattttttattaaaataataataaaaaaatcccaTATAGGGTGTATATACATGCAGGTTCCAAAGTGTATTTCCCGATTTGGGGATCGGATCGATGGTGGAggcagcggctagggttaggattagGGTGGAGGCAGCAATTTGATTTGGGGATTGAGCGAGAAAGGAGAAGGGGGATTTGCCtggtagagcatctccaacaaacgCCTTATGAAGCCGCGCCCTAAAAATTATTACAGCGCCAAAATAGCTTTTTAACGCCCCGGATAACCGAACATCTTCGGCAGACGCCTAAAAATATACCATCAAGCTACATCTTCAGTAGACGCCCAAAATTAATCACACGCGCCTGTATCCAGCTCGCCGCCCGTGGCATGCTTGCCGCCATGGTCATGGCCACGCGCCGCCGCGCGTGGCCTGCTCGCCGCTGTGGCCGTGGCCGCGCTCCTCCCCTGCTCGCCTcgccgccgtcgtggccacggcctGCTCGCCCCGTCGCCCGTGGTCGTAGCCGCGACCGCGCCCCGCCACCCGTGGCCGCGGCCTGCTCGCCCCGTCGCCGCCGTGGCGGTGGCCACGGCCGCCCCTGCGCCCCGCCACCTGTGGCCGCGCCCGCGCCC is a window of Triticum dicoccoides isolate Atlit2015 ecotype Zavitan chromosome 2B, WEW_v2.0, whole genome shotgun sequence DNA encoding:
- the LOC119362291 gene encoding kinesin-like protein KIN-10A isoform X2, translated to MRKQSESATYICGNEIGKTSREVAKVMKRRTVKSTLCNERSLRSHCMIILNVSSMGGRLMLVDMAGSGNNEAAGQTGFDAKMQTGAEVEAEAEADCRRVQVADLVVLTNAYNYYWLPRA
- the LOC119362291 gene encoding uncharacterized protein LOC119362291 isoform X1 encodes the protein MKLQVKLDSTPRCRPEQKWKRKRKLIAAECRWLTWWCSPTPTTTTGSQERSHIYAPTANPTGCLLFGHYFDFPRIVMMAPRRWLAPLPRFCLQHLNRTVPASSNKMQINILWTIFLQLYGTRELG